Proteins encoded in a region of the Rickettsia bellii RML369-C genome:
- the ctrA gene encoding response regulator transcription factor CtrA yields MRVLLIEDEPEMANLIELTLASEGIVCDKVSVGLEGLRLGKLGRYDLMILDLMLPDINGFEILLRLRAAKIKTPILILSSLTDTDQKITGFSSGADDYLTKPFVREELIARIKAIVRRSKGHAASVFRFDKVSVNLDTRSVEIDGKKVHLTNKEYAILELLILRRGTILTKEMFLNHLYSSLDEPEMKIIDVFICKLRKKLSDAAGGKDYIDTVWGRGYMLKEYDENGHKEALAQGA; encoded by the coding sequence ATGAGAGTTTTATTAATTGAAGATGAACCAGAAATGGCTAATCTAATTGAGCTTACTTTAGCTTCAGAAGGAATAGTTTGCGATAAAGTTTCGGTTGGTTTAGAAGGTTTAAGATTAGGTAAACTTGGTAGGTATGATCTAATGATTTTAGATTTAATGTTACCTGATATTAATGGTTTCGAAATATTACTAAGATTGCGTGCAGCAAAAATAAAAACCCCTATTTTAATCTTATCTAGTTTAACTGATACAGACCAAAAGATTACTGGCTTTTCTTCAGGAGCTGATGATTACTTAACTAAACCATTTGTTAGAGAAGAGCTAATCGCTAGAATTAAAGCTATAGTTAGACGTTCTAAAGGGCATGCTGCATCAGTATTTAGATTTGATAAAGTCAGTGTAAATTTAGATACTAGAAGTGTTGAAATTGACGGTAAAAAAGTACATTTAACCAATAAAGAATATGCTATTTTAGAACTATTAATATTGCGTAGAGGAACAATTTTAACTAAAGAGATGTTCTTAAATCATTTATATAGTAGTCTTGATGAACCTGAAATGAAGATTATCGATGTATTTATCTGTAAATTGCGTAAGAAATTAAGCGATGCTGCTGGTGGTAAAGACTATATAGATACAGTTTGGGGACGTGGTTATATGCTAAAAGAGTATGATGAGAAT
- the secB gene encoding protein-export chaperone SecB produces the protein MSTINTDANEAMPHISVNAQYIKDLSLENPDAPSSLAALEHRPQIDLSLDINITNLSEENFYEVELNIEAVARNEKYKLFQVELKYAGVFNLINIAPEQHQILLSVHCPAMIFPFARKIIASCTQDAGFQPLMIDPIDFGALYHKKMSEHQN, from the coding sequence ATGAGTACAATAAATACCGATGCAAACGAGGCAATGCCTCATATTTCTGTTAATGCACAATATATAAAAGATTTATCTCTTGAAAATCCTGATGCTCCATCTTCTTTGGCAGCTTTAGAACATAGACCTCAAATTGATTTGTCTCTTGATATAAATATCACTAATCTATCAGAAGAAAATTTTTATGAAGTCGAATTAAATATTGAAGCAGTAGCAAGAAATGAGAAATATAAATTATTTCAAGTAGAGCTAAAATATGCAGGTGTATTTAACTTAATTAATATTGCTCCTGAGCAACATCAAATTTTGCTATCAGTCCATTGTCCGGCAATGATATTTCCATTCGCTAGAAAAATTATAGCAAGTTGTACCCAAGATGCGGGATTTCAACCTTTAATGATTGATCCGATAGATTTTGGAGCTTTGTACCATAAGAAAATGTCTGAGCATCAGAACTAA
- the dcd gene encoding dCTP deaminase: MSIMSDKWIREAVINHKMIEPFAEKQVRVKDSEKIISYGLSSYGYDARVSNEFKIFTNINSTMVDPKNFDKYNLVDREVDVCIIPPNSFALGRTVEYFKIPRDVLVICVGKSTYARCGIIVNVTPLEPEWEGHVTLEFSNTTPLPAKIYANEGACQFLFLKGDQICDLSYADRQGKYMKQLGVTLPLT; encoded by the coding sequence ATGTCTATAATGTCGGATAAATGGATAAGGGAAGCTGTTATAAATCATAAAATGATTGAGCCTTTTGCAGAAAAGCAAGTAAGGGTTAAAGATTCAGAAAAAATTATTTCATATGGTTTATCTTCTTATGGCTATGATGCTAGAGTATCAAATGAGTTTAAAATATTTACAAATATAAACTCTACTATGGTTGATCCTAAAAATTTTGATAAATATAATTTAGTTGATAGGGAAGTGGATGTATGCATTATTCCGCCCAATAGCTTTGCACTTGGTAGAACTGTAGAATATTTTAAAATACCACGTGACGTATTAGTTATTTGTGTTGGTAAATCTACTTATGCAAGGTGCGGTATAATAGTAAATGTTACGCCTCTAGAACCAGAATGGGAGGGGCATGTAACGCTAGAGTTTTCAAATACTACACCGCTGCCGGCTAAGATTTATGCAAATGAGGGAGCTTGTCAATTTTTATTTTTAAAAGGTGATCAAATTTGCGACTTATCTTATGCAGATCGTCAAGGAAAATATATGAAACAATTAGGTGTAACTTTGCCATTAACATAA
- a CDS encoding porin: MKKLLLASIIGLASTTSFASGSTTPVISSSDSEIKLEGFYLFESGFSNQNRLGEFENLSDNRKKTAFYTEAAFAATITKTINDVIGGVKIVLQPTTRSKTSTSYNGSHIFIETSYGKVELGSPYDAGNKLRITGGQVAAGSGGYLRYINVGSKYMQYEKLKPDFDTSPSFYIESFSNNFDEFNVKAEAARKISFYTPKMKGFQAGISYTPDSANTGGNKNINNVVFDDSITGITNVRTGIKRNIVENDEIITINQNVTDSISGGLTYEHALGEDADLKLSVTGEYGKPARLAVRSKVIDKTYTVLDTYKLSNLKAYNLGAVFTYGNFSCGASYGSLGKSLTTPQYHKNGRNTYYYNGAIAYGQGPIKTSLSYFKSSRYKNTVDTITVATEYKIMPGLLPYAEISHFQAKGKPVYYPEAPNKKTKGTVGLIGTKLKF; the protein is encoded by the coding sequence GTGAAAAAGTTATTATTAGCAAGTATTATTGGTCTTGCATCTACTACCAGTTTTGCCTCAGGAAGTACAACTCCTGTCATTTCTAGTTCTGATTCTGAAATAAAATTAGAAGGTTTTTATCTATTTGAAAGTGGTTTCTCGAATCAAAATCGTTTAGGTGAATTTGAAAATTTAAGTGACAATAGGAAAAAAACAGCGTTTTATACAGAGGCAGCATTTGCGGCTACTATAACTAAAACTATAAATGATGTAATAGGTGGGGTTAAAATAGTATTACAACCTACTACAAGATCAAAAACATCTACATCTTATAATGGTTCTCACATCTTTATTGAAACTAGTTACGGTAAAGTAGAGCTTGGTTCTCCTTATGATGCAGGTAATAAACTTCGTATTACTGGTGGTCAAGTAGCTGCTGGATCAGGTGGATATTTGAGATATATTAACGTTGGTAGTAAATACATGCAATATGAAAAATTAAAACCCGATTTTGATACCAGCCCTAGCTTCTATATAGAGTCATTTTCTAACAATTTTGACGAATTTAATGTTAAAGCTGAGGCAGCTAGAAAGATTAGCTTCTATACCCCTAAAATGAAAGGTTTCCAAGCCGGTATATCTTATACTCCTGATTCTGCCAACACAGGTGGTAATAAAAATATAAATAATGTCGTATTTGATGATTCGATTACTGGTATTACTAATGTCCGCACTGGCATAAAGCGTAACATTGTAGAAAACGACGAAATTATTACTATTAATCAAAATGTTACAGATTCAATATCTGGTGGTTTAACTTATGAACATGCACTTGGTGAAGATGCAGATTTAAAATTATCCGTTACTGGTGAATATGGTAAACCTGCTCGCCTTGCTGTTCGTTCCAAAGTAATAGATAAAACATATACAGTATTAGATACTTATAAACTATCTAACTTAAAAGCTTATAATCTCGGTGCAGTTTTTACATATGGTAATTTCTCATGCGGTGCTTCTTATGGTAGCTTAGGAAAAAGTTTAACAACTCCTCAATACCATAAAAATGGTCGTAATACTTATTATTACAACGGAGCTATCGCTTATGGTCAAGGTCCTATTAAAACAAGCCTTAGCTATTTTAAATCTTCAAGATATAAGAACACTGTGGATACTATAACTGTAGCTACAGAATATAAAATTATGCCAGGTTTATTACCATATGCAGAAATTTCACATTTCCAAGCTAAAGGTAAACCAGTATATTATCCTGAAGCTCCTAACAAGAAAACTAAAGGTACTGTTGGTCTGATCGGTACAAAACTTAAGTTCTAA
- a CDS encoding iron-sulfur cluster assembly accessory protein, which produces MTITITDRAFERVKELIELEKDKDLVLRVSVDSGGCSGLMYNYELVSKDTLEKDDYVFTKHNATVIIDPISQKFMLDCTLDFIEELGSSYFNVSNPQAKAKCGCGNSFAV; this is translated from the coding sequence GTGACAATCACAATTACCGATAGAGCTTTTGAGCGGGTAAAGGAATTAATAGAGTTAGAAAAAGATAAGGATTTAGTGCTACGAGTATCCGTTGATAGCGGTGGTTGCTCTGGGCTAATGTATAATTACGAACTAGTTTCCAAAGATACTTTAGAAAAAGATGATTATGTTTTTACTAAACATAATGCTACTGTTATTATCGATCCTATTTCTCAAAAATTTATGTTAGATTGCACTCTTGATTTTATAGAAGAGCTAGGCAGTTCATATTTTAATGTCAGCAACCCACAAGCTAAAGCAAAATGTGGCTGCGGCAATTCTTTTGCGGTGTAA
- a CDS encoding GIY-YIG nuclease family protein yields MKQYYVYILASKRNGTLYTGITSNIIKRIYEHKNKIIKGFSSKYNTNKLVYFEQYHYVIAAISREKLLKEYKRQWKLNLIESQNPEWLDLYEKIIL; encoded by the coding sequence ATGAAACAATATTATGTATATATATTAGCTAGTAAACGTAACGGTACATTATATACTGGCATAACCTCGAATATTATAAAACGTATTTATGAGCATAAGAATAAAATAATTAAAGGATTTTCTTCTAAATATAACACAAATAAATTAGTTTATTTTGAACAATATCATTATGTCATAGCTGCAATTAGTCGTGAAAAATTACTAAAAGAATATAAAAGACAGTGGAAATTAAATCTGATTGAATCTCAAAATCCAGAGTGGCTTGATTTATATGAAAAAATTATTTTATAA
- a CDS encoding deoxyguanosinetriphosphate triphosphohydrolase translates to MLASYASDPLKSRGRLYREIPTSYRNEFERDRDRIIHTNAFRRLQYKTQVFINHEGDHYRNRLTHSLEVSTVARSIANTLNLSSDLAETIALAHDLGHTPFGHAGERSLNECMKEHNGFSHNAQSLKILTLLEKRYAAYRGVNLTWEVLEGIVKHNGPISGEVNEYIEEYNSQNDLELNTYASAEAQIAALADDISYISHDLEDSIGAKIIDFNNLAELKYIDQHVFELKSKYKNISSSCLIYEVVRKLMHELITDLLWQTKTNINKEKITHIDEIRNLNYQIVDFTEKTNERIKEIKKFLHERVYKSNRITAISLKCTKIVQGLFKVYMEDVNLLPVNWKIQIDSNNPNSKARIIADYIAGMTDRFAIQEYNQLCSLNFNNI, encoded by the coding sequence ATGCTAGCTTCATATGCTTCTGATCCGCTTAAAAGCAGAGGAAGATTATACAGAGAAATACCGACCTCTTACCGCAACGAGTTTGAGCGTGATCGTGATCGTATCATCCATACTAATGCATTTAGGCGTTTGCAGTATAAAACTCAGGTTTTTATCAACCATGAGGGCGATCATTATAGAAATAGGCTAACTCATTCTTTAGAAGTCTCAACAGTTGCTCGCTCTATTGCTAACACTTTAAATCTTTCAAGTGATTTAGCCGAAACCATAGCACTTGCTCATGATCTTGGTCATACACCTTTTGGTCATGCGGGCGAGAGATCCTTGAATGAGTGCATGAAAGAGCATAACGGCTTTTCTCATAATGCTCAATCTTTGAAAATATTAACTTTACTTGAGAAAAGATATGCTGCTTATAGAGGAGTAAACCTTACTTGGGAAGTTTTAGAAGGGATAGTAAAGCATAATGGTCCTATAAGCGGCGAGGTAAATGAGTATATAGAAGAGTATAATAGCCAAAATGATTTAGAGCTTAATACTTACGCTTCTGCTGAAGCTCAAATAGCAGCACTTGCTGATGATATTAGCTATATTTCACATGATTTGGAGGATAGTATCGGTGCTAAAATCATCGATTTTAATAATCTTGCTGAGCTTAAATATATCGACCAACATGTTTTTGAACTTAAATCAAAATATAAAAATATAAGCTCTTCTTGTTTAATATATGAAGTAGTACGCAAGCTAATGCATGAACTCATTACCGATTTATTATGGCAAACTAAGACTAATATAAATAAAGAAAAAATTACTCATATAGATGAAATACGTAACCTAAATTATCAAATAGTCGATTTTACAGAAAAAACTAACGAGCGTATTAAAGAGATTAAAAAATTTCTACATGAGCGGGTTTATAAAAGTAATAGGATTACTGCAATCAGCCTTAAATGTACTAAGATCGTGCAAGGCTTATTTAAGGTTTATATGGAGGATGTTAATTTACTGCCTGTTAATTGGAAGATACAAATAGATTCTAACAATCCGAATAGTAAAGCTAGAATTATTGCCGATTATATAGCCGGTATGACTGATCGCTTTGCTATTCAAGAGTATAACCAACTTTGTTCGCTGAACTTTAATAATATTTAA
- the argS gene encoding arginine--tRNA ligase codes for MNIFNKLKHDIITASTQLYNNSEIANHASIETPKDSFNGDLSSNIAMIIAAKKNVPPREVALKFKEILNELPYIASIEIAGPGFINFTIKADSWHTAIKDILQNESKFFEIDVDKNKNINIEYVSANPTGPMHIGHARGAVYGDVLANILKKVGYPVTKEYYVNDAGSQINDLVSTVILRYREALGEKITITEGLYPGEYLIPVGQALAKEYGDKLLNMDELERFKIVKNFAIQKMLDLNKEDLKELGVKHDVFFSEQTLHDNGKIEKTVKLLTDMGLIYEGSVPAPKGKVHAEWENRTQELFKSTKYGDDQDRPIRKADGSWTYFASDLAYAKDKIDRGANHLIYVLGADHSGYVKRIEATVKALGKEQVKVDVKICQLVNFVENGVPVKMSKRLGTFASVQDVNHEVGKDIIRFMMLTRENNKTLDFDLIKVKEQSKENPIFYVQYAHVRTLSILSKAMETIPQSYNSFEAGTYDLSLLSSEEEIEIIKLLASWTKTLETAAKYFEPHRVAFYLINLASKFHALWNFGKENNDYRFIIENNVELTTARLALAKAIQKIIASGLEVIGVEPMTRM; via the coding sequence ATGAATATATTTAACAAACTAAAACACGATATAATTACTGCAAGTACGCAGTTATATAATAATTCTGAAATAGCAAATCATGCTAGTATTGAAACTCCGAAAGATAGCTTTAACGGCGATTTATCAAGTAATATCGCCATGATTATTGCTGCCAAAAAAAACGTTCCTCCTCGTGAAGTTGCATTAAAATTCAAAGAAATTCTTAATGAACTACCATATATCGCAAGTATAGAAATAGCAGGACCAGGGTTTATTAATTTTACTATTAAAGCTGATAGCTGGCACACTGCAATTAAAGATATTTTACAAAACGAATCTAAATTTTTTGAAATTGACGTAGATAAAAACAAAAATATCAATATTGAGTATGTTTCAGCTAATCCAACTGGACCGATGCATATAGGGCATGCAAGAGGTGCAGTATATGGAGATGTGCTTGCAAATATCTTAAAAAAAGTAGGATATCCTGTTACGAAAGAATATTATGTTAACGATGCAGGTTCACAAATAAATGATTTAGTAAGCACAGTAATATTACGTTATAGGGAAGCTTTAGGCGAAAAAATTACTATTACTGAAGGGTTATATCCAGGGGAATATCTAATTCCTGTCGGGCAAGCCTTAGCCAAAGAATATGGTGATAAATTATTAAATATGGATGAGCTGGAAAGGTTTAAAATAGTTAAAAATTTCGCTATCCAAAAAATGCTAGATTTAAATAAAGAAGATTTAAAAGAGCTAGGCGTTAAACACGATGTATTTTTTTCCGAGCAGACATTACACGATAATGGTAAAATAGAAAAAACTGTTAAATTACTGACCGACATGGGGTTAATTTATGAGGGTAGTGTACCTGCTCCCAAAGGTAAAGTCCACGCAGAGTGGGAAAACAGAACGCAAGAATTATTTAAGTCTACAAAATACGGTGACGATCAAGATCGCCCTATAAGGAAAGCCGATGGAAGTTGGACATATTTCGCTTCCGATCTTGCATATGCAAAAGATAAAATAGATAGAGGAGCGAACCACTTAATTTATGTACTTGGTGCTGATCATAGCGGGTATGTCAAAAGAATCGAAGCGACTGTTAAAGCTTTAGGCAAAGAACAGGTTAAAGTTGATGTTAAAATCTGTCAATTAGTGAACTTTGTTGAAAATGGCGTGCCGGTTAAGATGTCAAAGCGTCTTGGAACTTTCGCTAGCGTGCAAGACGTAAATCATGAAGTAGGCAAAGACATTATAAGATTTATGATGTTAACAAGAGAAAATAACAAGACACTTGATTTTGACCTAATAAAAGTAAAAGAACAATCTAAAGAAAATCCTATATTTTATGTCCAATATGCACATGTTAGAACGCTATCGATATTATCGAAAGCTATGGAAACGATTCCGCAATCTTATAATAGCTTTGAAGCTGGCACATATGATTTATCGTTATTATCATCGGAAGAAGAGATTGAGATAATAAAGCTCTTAGCTAGCTGGACAAAAACCTTAGAAACAGCAGCAAAATATTTTGAACCGCATAGAGTGGCGTTTTATTTGATAAATCTAGCTTCAAAATTTCATGCTTTATGGAACTTTGGTAAGGAAAATAACGATTATAGATTCATAATAGAAAATAATGTAGAGTTAACAACAGCACGCCTTGCTCTTGCTAAAGCCATACAGAAAATTATCGCTAGCGGTCTTGAGGTTATAGGTGTAGAACCGATGACTAGAATGTAG
- a CDS encoding SPOR domain-containing protein, with the protein MINNIFTKICLVFLICIAAIYFAYQYYQDSKPVITIYADELPTKIKPTKVEDIMPSAVHSTIYENLISKNTNPKNAKLLPEPEKPVNINSRNQNDDPFEINSSDDISNLLSLIEPNNTSQKDETELNIIKRDKESTNSNKNIKSSNNSNSYKVQLGSVKSEADATNEGERIKKKFPKILKNAVITTQKVKCDDGKFFYLILAGNYDNLSQAKAVCKKLAQNKQSCVLK; encoded by the coding sequence ATGATTAATAATATTTTTACTAAAATATGTTTGGTGTTTTTGATATGTATTGCTGCTATTTATTTTGCTTATCAATATTATCAAGATAGCAAGCCGGTAATTACTATTTATGCAGACGAACTACCTACAAAAATAAAACCTACTAAAGTAGAAGATATTATGCCATCTGCGGTGCATAGTACTATATACGAAAACCTTATTTCTAAAAATACCAACCCTAAAAATGCAAAACTTCTTCCTGAACCTGAAAAGCCTGTCAATATAAATTCACGCAATCAAAATGATGACCCTTTTGAGATAAATTCTTCAGATGACATATCAAATCTGCTTTCTTTAATAGAACCAAATAATACTTCACAAAAAGATGAAACAGAGTTAAATATAATAAAACGTGATAAAGAAAGTACAAATAGTAATAAAAATATAAAAAGTTCTAATAATTCAAATAGCTATAAAGTGCAGCTTGGTTCAGTAAAATCGGAAGCAGATGCAACAAATGAAGGTGAGAGAATAAAAAAGAAATTTCCAAAAATCCTAAAAAACGCTGTTATCACTACTCAAAAAGTTAAATGTGACGATGGAAAATTTTTCTATTTAATATTAGCTGGTAACTATGATAACCTTAGTCAAGCAAAAGCAGTTTGTAAGAAACTAGCACAAAATAAGCAAAGCTGCGTTTTGAAGTAG
- the parC gene encoding DNA topoisomerase IV subunit A translates to MKEAKIENIDFGSALSERYLAYALSTIMSRSLPDVRDGLKPVHRRLLYAMLQLRLEPNSGYKKCARVVGDVIGKYHPHGDVAVYDTLVRLAQHFSLRYPLIDGQGNFGSIDGDNAAAMRYTESRMTEICTLLMEDIDKDTVDFRSTYDDSDLEPVIMPASFPNLLANGSEGIAVGMATNIPPHNLHELCDALMHLIDHPKAEISDIMNFIKGPDFPTGGIIIDKSDVITSAYMTGRGSFRVRARWEKEELNYGVYQIVVTEIPYQVQKSKLIEQIAILLKDKKIPLVSNIRDESTDIIRLVIEPRDRSCDPQIVMESLFKLTNLESRIQLNMNVIGSNNVPKVMNILEVLQEFLSHRQNIITRRSTYLLNKIKHRLEILEGLRIAYLNLDEIIKIIREEDEPKAIMMQRFQLTEIQVEAILNTRLRSLRKLEEQEIITEHSNLQKQQAILEEILNNPKELWKVVKKEIKAVQAKFGLNTTIGARRTSFEQVTLTNQVVDITAFITKEPITIICSKMGWVRSLKGHNNDLSSIKYKEGDAEKFILEAYTTDKILIISSEGRFFTLLADNISKGKGTGESIKLLVDIGNNDITEILVYKPDHLLLLASSIGKGFVVNSNEVMAQTKSGKQIMNVPDGHTCIACLPVNGDSVACIGESRKLLVFNIDEIPEMKKGQGVTLQKFKNAKLLDIKIFNREDGLSWNSGGKVKLEKNIIAFLGKRGSTGKLPPMGFPKNNRFS, encoded by the coding sequence ATGAAAGAAGCTAAAATAGAAAATATTGACTTTGGGAGTGCTTTATCCGAGCGTTATCTTGCTTATGCACTGTCAACGATCATGTCCCGCTCGCTTCCTGACGTACGTGACGGGTTAAAGCCTGTACATCGTCGGTTATTATACGCAATGTTGCAGCTAAGGCTTGAACCGAATTCGGGCTATAAGAAATGTGCAAGGGTGGTCGGTGACGTAATCGGTAAATATCACCCACATGGCGACGTTGCAGTATATGACACTTTAGTGCGTCTTGCTCAACATTTTTCCCTCCGCTATCCATTAATTGACGGACAAGGTAATTTCGGCTCTATCGATGGCGATAATGCGGCTGCAATGCGTTACACCGAATCACGTATGACGGAGATATGTACGCTTCTTATGGAAGATATCGACAAGGATACAGTAGATTTCCGCTCAACATATGACGATTCCGATTTAGAGCCGGTCATAATGCCGGCAAGCTTTCCGAACCTGCTTGCTAATGGTTCAGAGGGCATAGCGGTCGGTATGGCAACTAATATTCCGCCGCATAATTTGCATGAGCTTTGTGATGCTTTGATGCATTTAATCGATCATCCGAAAGCCGAAATTAGTGACATAATGAATTTCATTAAAGGACCTGATTTTCCGACCGGTGGCATAATTATTGATAAAAGTGATGTTATCACTAGTGCCTATATGACGGGACGGGGTAGCTTTAGAGTAAGAGCTAGATGGGAAAAAGAAGAGCTAAATTATGGCGTATATCAGATAGTTGTAACTGAGATACCTTATCAAGTTCAAAAGTCAAAGCTTATAGAGCAAATCGCAATATTACTTAAGGATAAAAAAATACCGCTTGTTAGTAATATTAGAGATGAGTCAACTGATATTATTAGGCTTGTTATTGAGCCAAGAGATCGTAGCTGTGACCCGCAAATAGTGATGGAATCTCTGTTTAAGTTGACGAATTTAGAAAGCCGTATCCAGCTAAATATGAATGTCATCGGTAGTAATAACGTGCCGAAAGTGATGAATATTTTAGAGGTTCTGCAAGAGTTTTTAAGCCATAGACAAAATATTATTACTCGCAGGTCGACTTATCTATTAAACAAAATAAAGCATCGTTTGGAAATTCTAGAGGGTTTACGAATAGCCTATCTAAACCTTGATGAGATTATTAAAATCATCCGTGAAGAGGATGAGCCGAAAGCGATAATGATGCAGCGGTTTCAGTTAACCGAAATTCAGGTAGAGGCAATATTAAATACTCGCCTGCGTTCGCTTCGTAAACTTGAAGAGCAAGAAATTATAACTGAACATAGTAATTTGCAAAAGCAGCAAGCAATACTTGAGGAAATCTTAAATAATCCAAAAGAGCTATGGAAAGTCGTTAAAAAAGAAATAAAAGCTGTGCAGGCTAAATTCGGCTTAAATACTACGATAGGAGCGAGGCGAACTAGTTTTGAACAAGTAACACTAACGAATCAAGTAGTTGACATAACGGCCTTTATTACTAAAGAACCAATTACGATTATCTGTTCAAAAATGGGCTGGGTGCGTTCGCTAAAAGGTCATAATAACGATTTATCTAGTATTAAATATAAAGAGGGCGATGCAGAAAAGTTTATTTTAGAGGCTTACACAACCGATAAAATATTGATAATCAGCTCAGAAGGAAGATTTTTTACCCTCCTTGCCGATAATATTTCTAAAGGTAAAGGCACGGGTGAGTCTATAAAATTGCTTGTAGATATAGGCAATAATGATATTACTGAGATTTTAGTCTATAAGCCAGATCATCTTTTATTGCTTGCAAGCAGCATAGGTAAAGGCTTTGTGGTTAATTCAAACGAGGTAATGGCTCAAACAAAAAGTGGCAAACAAATTATGAACGTGCCAGATGGTCATACATGTATAGCCTGTTTACCGGTCAATGGTGATAGCGTTGCTTGCATTGGTGAAAGCCGCAAGCTTCTGGTGTTTAATATCGATGAAATACCGGAAATGAAAAAAGGACAAGGCGTAACGCTACAAAAGTTTAAAAACGCCAAGCTTTTAGATATTAAAATATTTAATAGGGAAGATGGCTTAAGCTGGAATAGTGGCGGGAAAGTGAAACTTGAGAAGAATATTATTGCCTTTTTAGGTAAACGAGGTAGCACCGGTAAACTACCCCCTATGGGCTTCCCGAAGAATAATAGGTTTAGTTAA
- the nth gene encoding endonuclease III: MQAEIVNKIFEVFSKNNENPKTELVYKNNFTLLVAVILSAQATDVSVNLATKSLFEIYDTPEKILGLGEEGLKKYIKSIGLFNSKAKNVIALCQILISNYDSKVPNNFEELVKLPGVGRKTANVVLNCLFGLPTMAVDTHVFRVAKRIGLAKGNTPEAVEKELLQIIDGKWLSHAHHWLILHGRYICKARKPDCEICPIKEYCEYYKSATKII; encoded by the coding sequence ATGCAAGCAGAAATAGTTAATAAAATCTTTGAAGTTTTTAGCAAGAATAATGAAAACCCAAAAACTGAGTTAGTTTATAAAAACAATTTTACCCTATTAGTAGCGGTAATATTATCAGCTCAAGCAACAGATGTGTCAGTGAATTTAGCGACTAAATCTTTGTTTGAAATTTATGATACACCAGAAAAAATTTTAGGGCTTGGTGAAGAGGGCTTAAAAAAATACATAAAATCTATCGGATTATTTAATAGCAAAGCAAAAAATGTTATTGCCTTATGTCAAATACTGATAAGTAATTATGACAGCAAAGTACCGAATAATTTTGAAGAGTTAGTTAAACTGCCTGGGGTTGGAAGAAAAACCGCAAATGTTGTGTTAAATTGTTTATTTGGCTTGCCAACAATGGCAGTTGATACCCATGTTTTTAGAGTAGCAAAAAGAATAGGGCTTGCTAAAGGTAACACACCTGAAGCAGTGGAAAAGGAGCTGCTGCAAATTATCGATGGAAAATGGCTAAGTCATGCCCATCACTGGTTAATCCTGCACGGTAGATATATTTGTAAGGCAAGAAAGCCCGACTGTGAAATCTGCCCTATCAAAGAATATTGTGAATATTATAAATCAGCGACTAAAATAATTTAG
- the grxD gene encoding Grx4 family monothiol glutaredoxin, producing the protein MLENKSFKFIENEIKNNKVVLFMKGTKEAPMCGFSGKVVMILTKLGVEFRDIDVLSDPELRESLKVFSDWPTFPQLYINGELVGGCDIVTELYSSGELEKMLK; encoded by the coding sequence ATGTTAGAAAATAAAAGTTTTAAATTTATAGAAAATGAGATAAAAAATAATAAAGTAGTATTGTTCATGAAAGGCACTAAGGAAGCTCCTATGTGTGGGTTTTCCGGTAAAGTAGTGATGATTTTGACTAAGCTTGGCGTCGAATTTCGTGATATTGATGTGTTATCAGATCCCGAGTTACGTGAGTCTTTAAAAGTTTTTAGCGATTGGCCTACATTCCCACAATTATATATTAATGGCGAATTAGTTGGTGGCTGCGACATCGTAACAGAATTATATAGTAGTGGTGAACTTGAGAAGATGCTGAAATAA